One Solanum pennellii chromosome 9, SPENNV200 DNA segment encodes these proteins:
- the LOC107030894 gene encoding uncharacterized protein LOC107030894: protein MEDGMSDIANFGFSNSGENQELEEKNQENVGEMRNGKEGGVINNLISNIMSPRAGEPKNKERNDLFEASDKEKSVDESNGSGGIINNLISNIFHPTNENSAENQEIEKIEMKKTEEESGSVLDNIMSHLPTPLADDAVPATDEASILIHSIVHD, encoded by the exons ATGGAAGATGGTATGAGTGATATTGCAAATTTTGGATTCTCCAACTCTGGAGAAAATCAAGAAttggaagaaaaaaatcaagaaaatgttgGAGAAATGAGAAATGGAAAAGAAGGTGGggttattaataatttaatttccaATATAATGAGTCCAAGAGCAGGGGAACctaaaaacaaagaaagaaatgatCTTTTTGAGGCTAGTGATAAGGAGAAAAGTGTTGATGAGAGTAATGGAAGTGGAGGGATAATTAACAATTTGAtctccaatatttttcatcCAACTAATGAAAATTCTGCAGAGAatcaagaaatagaaaaaattgagATGAAGAAAACAGAGGAAGAAAGTGGGAGTGTTTTGGATAATATTATGTCTCACTTGCCAACTCCTCTTGCAG ATGATGCAGTTCCAGCTACAGATGAGGCTTCAATACTCATTCATTCCATTGTTCATGACtag